The genomic DNA TGGCGCGCGCGCTTGGCGGCGTAGATGACCAGTGCGTACTTGCTCGACGCGCGATCGAGCAGCTCGTCGATGGGTGGGTTGGTGATGCCCAGCGGCGTGTCGTAGGCGGTGGCGGCGTCGGAGTCGAGGCTCTCGACAGGGTTGCTCACGAAGAAATCTCCCGGTGTTTCGGAGTAGCTGCTGGATGTCTGATGGGCTTGTCCGGCGGCCTCTCCAACACGTTCAGGCGCCCGGACGGTCAACGGCCCACCAGCAAGGATACCAATTCAGCGCACGCCGACTCCAATTCAGCGTTGACGACGACCGTGTCGAAGCTGTCCTGGGCGGCCAGTTCGGCTCGCGCGGTGTCGAGTCTGCGAGCCATGACCTCTGGAGTCTCGGTGCCGCGGCCGACGAGTCGGCTCTCCAGGGCGTCCCAGCTGGGTGGGGCCAGGAAGACCGACACCGCCTCGGGCATCGCCTTCTTGACCGCCTGTGCCCCGGCCAGGTCGACCTCGATCAGCACGGGACGCCCGGCGCGGGCGGCCTCTCGGACGGGTCTGGCGGGCGTGCCCGAGCGGTGCAGGCCGCCGTGGATGTCGGCCCACTCGAGCAGTTCGCCGTCGTCGATCAGTTGCTGAAACCGTTCGGGGGTGACGAAGGCGTAGTCGACGCCGTCCACCTCACCCGGTCGCGGGGACCTGGTGGTGGCGGAGACGCTGAAGTGCAGGTCGGGAATCCGTTCGCGCAGACATCGCACGACGCTGGACTTACCGACAGCAGAGGGACCGGACAGCACCACGACGCGTGTCATGGCCGTCCGGCCCCTCGGCCGGCGAACACTTGATCCCTAATCGCTGGTGAAGTCGAACTTCTCCAGGAGGGCCTTGCGCTGACGATCGCCGAGGCCGCGCAGGCGGCGGGTCGGAGCGATCTCCAGCTCGGTCATGATCTCCTGAGCCTTGACCTTGCCGACCTTGGGCAGGGCCTCCAGCAGTGCGGAGACCTTCATCTTGCCCAAGACCTCGTCGGTCTCGGCGTCCTTGAGAACCTGCTTGAGGTTGGTGCCGCCGCGCTTGAGTCGATCCTTTAGTTCGGCTCGCGCTCGACGTGCGGCAGCAGCCTTCTCCAACGCTGCCGCGCGCTGCTCGTCGGTCAACTGGGGAAGGGCCACGGGGTTCCTCCGTCTCTTGCCGTCATGTGTTGTGTCTTGACTGGTTAGACAACCAGCCAGCGGGGACGACCGTACCCACGCTGACTGACGAAAGCTAACCCCACCCCCGGCTCGAGGAGCCGTTTTCCCAGCGTGTAGGACGCCAGCGAACCATGCCGGCGCCCCCGGAATCGCGCCTCACCCGGCGCCAAGAAGCGTCGTCGACCTCGGATGTGCCTGTTCACCAGCGGTTTTGGCGCGGCGCCCCGATCCGGGACGGCACGCCCGACCCAGCAGGCCCGGCGATGCCGGTTGGCGGCACCCCCGCTGGGGAGAAATTTTCCCAGGTCACCGCGTGTCGGGCGTGTCGGAACGCGCAGTCCACGACCCGGGCGTCACCCCCGTCACTCCAGTGACAGGCGTCACATCAACCCTCACCGAGCACTCACACGCGCCCCGAAGGCCACGCACAGGCAGGCGCCTTAGCGTGCGGTGGTCGGGCCGATCCCGCCGAAGCCGGCCCAACCGAACCAGCCACGGCGCGTGCGGCCGGTGGTGATGACACCGCCGGCCGCACGCCATCGTCGGTTGCGTTCGCCGGCAGTCGTTCTCGACTCACCAACGGACGCACAGCGCGCACCTAAGCCGACCACAGAGCCGACCCATCCCCGCTTCCTAGCGTCACCGGTACGTGCGGCGAACACGCGCCTCGCGAACGGAGACGGAGTCGAACGACATGACCTTCAAGACAGCCCTGAGCGCATCGACGATCGCGATCGGCGTCGGACTCGGTGCGTTGGCCGGGATGGGCACCGCCGCGGCGAATCCGGGCCAGCCCTGCAACGCACCGGGCGCCCCGGCATGCCAGGACCAGCGCGGAGCAAACGATCAGAACCGCGGCAACACCCCGACCGACTGGCGGCAGCGCGGGGCTGACCAGGCCCGTCAGGACCACCAGCCGTTCAACTGGAACGGTCAGCAGGTCAACCCCATGCGTGCGGGCAACGGCGACGGCTGGGGCTTCTGGTTCCTCGGGCAGTGGATCCGGCTCTAGCCGGCACCCGCTAGCGCGCCAGGTGTGCGACGGCGTCCCGCATGCGCTCCCCCACCGTGCGGAGCGCCGCCACATCGGGCCCGGCTCGCAGCACGTCGCGCGAGACGGCGGGCAGCAGCGTGCCCGGTGCGGCGCCGCCCAGCCCTGCCAACGCCTCGGGCCGCCCGCCCTGGGCGCCCACGCCCGGCACCAGCACCGGGCCGTTCAGGGCCGTCAGGTCGGGCACCTCCGACAGCGTGGCGCCCACCACGACCCCCACCGAACCCAAGCCCACCGAAGCGACGTTCTCCGCCGCCGCATGGTCGACGATCGACTGCGCGACGGACCTGCCGTCGGCGATGGCGCGCTGCACGTCGGCACCCTCGGGGTTCGACGTCGCGGCGAGGACGAACACGCCGCGCTCGTTGGCCGCGGCCAAGTCCAGCAGCGGACGCAGCGACCCGAACCCCAGGTACGGCGACGCGGTCACGGCGTCGCACGACAGCGGCGATGACGCCGCCCAGGCGGCGGCGTAGGCCGCCATCGTGGTGCCGATGTCGCCGCGCTTGGCGTCGGCCAGCACAAGTACCCCGGCGCCGCGCAGCGCGACGATCACGTCCTCCAGCACCGCGAAGCCCGCCGACCCGTACGCCTCGAAGAACGCCACCTGCGGCTTCACCACCGCGAACCCCGCGAACGCCTCGACGCAGGCGTCGGCGAACGCGCGCAGACCGTCGGCGTCCGCGCCGAGACCCCACGCCCGGAGCAGTTCGGGGTGCGGGTCGATGCCGAGGCACAGCGGACCCCGCGCGGACACCGCCTCGGTCAGCCGCGCCCCGAACGTGGTCACGTCCGGCCGTTCGCCTGCTCGCGTGCCCCCATGCTGCTGTGCAACTCCTGCAGCGACATGACGCCGATGTCTCCCCGGATGCCTGCCTCGATGCCCTGCACGGCCGCGGACGCGCCCTGAACGGTCGTCACGCACGGGATGTTCATGGCGACCGCTGCCGAGCGGATCTCGTACCCGTCGACGCGTGGACCGGAGTTGCCGTAGGGAGTGTTGATCACCATGTCGACCTCCCCGGCCTTGATGGCGTCGACGGCCGACGTCGCAGGCCGGTCCGCGCTGGGCGCCTCGAAGTGCTTGCGCACGGTGTCGCACGGAATGCCGTTGCGGCGCAACATCTCGGCGGTTCCCTCGGTGGCCAGCACCCGGAACCCGAGATCGGCCAGCCGCTTGACCGGGAACACCAGTGAGCGCTTGTCCCGGTTGGCCACCGAGACGAAGACCGTACCGGCGGCGGGCAGCGAACCGTATGCCGCGGTCTGGCTCTTGGCGAACGCGGTGCCGAAGTCCCGGTCGATGCCCATCACCTCGCCGGTCGACTTCATCTCCGGGCCGAGCAGCGAGTCGACTTGCGAGCCGTCGGCCTTGCGGAACCGGTTGAACGGCAGCACCGCCTCCTTGACCGCGATGGGCGCGTTCGGTGCGACGTCGGCACCATCGCCGGTCGCGGCGAGCATGCCCTCCTGGCGCAACTGGGCGATGCTCGCGCCCAGCATGATCCGGGCGCAGGCCTTGGCCAGCGGCACGGCCGTCGCCTTCGACACGAACGGGACCGTGCGGCTGGCCCTCGGGTTGGCCTCCAGCACGTAGAGCACGTCGTCCTTGAGCGCGTACTGCACGTTGAGCAGTCCGACGACGCCGATGCCGTGGGCTATGGCCTCGGTCGCATGCCGTACGGCGGCGATGTCCTGCTTACCGAGGGTCACCGGCGGCAGCGCGCACGCCGAGTCGCCGGAGTGGATGCCTGCCTCCTCGATGTGCTCCATCACGCCACCGATGTAGACCTCGGATCCGTCGCACAGGGCGTCGACGTCGATCTCGATGGCATCCTCGAGGAAGCGGTCCACCAGTACGGGGTGCTCGGGCGAGAGTTGCGTGGCGCGAGTGATGTACCCGCGCAACGTCTCATCGTCGTAGACGATCTCCATGCCGCGCCCACCCAGAACGTAGGACGGGCGTACCAGAACCGGGTAACCGATGTCGGCGGCGATGCGTCGGGCCTGCTCGAAGCTGGTCGCCATGCCGAACCGTGGCGCGGGCAACCCGGCGTTCTTGAGCACCTCGCCGAACTCGCCGCGGTCCTCCGCGAGGTCGATGGCCTTGGGGCTGGTGCCGACGATCGGGACGCCGGCGTCGGAGAGTCGCTGGGCCAGGCCCAGCGGCGTCTGCCCACCCAGCTGCACGATCACGCCGACGACACCGGGTCCGCCCGCGCCAGAGGCCGATTCGGCGTGGTAGACCTCGAGGACGTCCTCGAAGGTCAGCGGTTCGAAGTACAGCCGGTCGGCCGTGTCGTAGTCGGTCGACACCGTCTCGGGGTTGCAGTTCACCATCACTGTCTCGAAGCCGACCTCGCTGAGCGTGGTCGCCGCGTGCACACAGCTGTAGTCGAACTCGATGCCCTGACCGATCCGGTTCGGACCCGACCCGAGGATCAGCACCTTCGGCTTGTCGGTCTGCGGAGCCACCTCCGTCTCGGCCGCCGGGTCGATCTCGTAACTGCTGTAGTGGTACGGCGTCTTGGCCTCGAACTCCGCGGCGCAGGTGTCCACCGTCTTGTAGACGGGATGAACTCCCAGCCGCCGCCGCAGCGTCCGCACGCCGTCCTCGCCTGCGAGTTCGGGCCGCAGTGCCGCGATCTGACGGTCCGACAGGCCGCTGTGCTTGGCGGTGCGCAGCAGGTCCTCGTCGAGGACGGGCGCGGCGCGCAGCTCCGCCGCGAGGTGCACCAGGCGAGCGATCTGGTCGACGAACCAGGGGTCGACGCCGGAGGCCTTCGCGACGTCCTCGACCGACGCACCCTGGCGCAGTGCCTGCTCGATGTCGTACAGGCGACCGTCGGTGGGCGTCTTGAGCCGCGTCAACAGCTCCTCGACGGTGATATCGGGATCCACGCCGGTCCAGAAGCCGCCGCGGCCCGGCGTCTCCAGCGACCGCATCACCTTGCCGAACGCCTCGATGAAGTTGCGGCCCAACGACATCGCCTCACCGACCGACTTCATGGTGGTCGTCAGCGTGGGGTCGGCGCCGGGAAACTTCTCGAAGGCGAACCGTGGGGCCTTGACGACGACGTAGTCGAGCGTCGGCTCGAAGCACGCCGGCGTCTCCTTGGTGATGTCGTTGACGATCTCATCGAGGGTGTAGCCGATCGCGAGCTTCGCGGCGATCTTGGCGATCGGGAAGCCGGTCGCCTTCGAGGCCAGGGCACTCGACCTGGAGACCCGCGGGTTCATCTCGATGACGACGAGCCGCCCGTCGACCGGGTCGATCGCGAATTGGATGTTGCAGCCACCGGTGTCGACGCCGACTTCGCGCAGAATCGCGATACCGAGGTCGCGCATCGTCTGGTATTCGCGGTCGGTGAGCGTCATCGCGGGCGCCACGGTCACCGAGTCACCGGTGTGCACGCCCATCGGGTCGAAGTTCTCGATGGAGCAGACGACCACCACGTTGTCACGGTGGTCCCGCATCAGTTCGAGTTCGAATTCCTTCCACCCGAAGATCGATTCCTCGATCAGCACGTTGGCCGTCGGCGAGGCGGACAGGCCGTCGCCGGCCATCCGTTCCACGTCCTCGACCGAGTACGCCATGCCGGAGCCGAGCCCACCCATCGTGAACGACGGCCGCACCACGACCGGCAGACCGAGCTCGGCGACGGTGTCCCGGACCTCCTCCATCGTGAAGCAGACCCGTGAGCGCGCGGACTCGCCGCCGACCTTGGCGACGATGTCCTTGAACTTCTGCCGGTCCTCGCCCCGCTGAATGGCCTCGAAGTCCGCACCGATCATCTCGACGCCGTGGCGGTCGAGGGCCCCGTTCTCGTACAGCGCGACCGCCGTATTGAGCGCGGTCTGCCCGCCGAGCGTGGCCAGCAGCGCGTCGATCTTGTTGCCGCGCTCGGCCTGCTGGACGATCACCTTCTCGACGAACGCCGCGGTGATCGGTTCGATGTAGGTGGAGTCGGCGAACTCCGGGTCGGTCATGATCGACGCCGGATTCGAGTTGATGAGCGTCACCCGCAGGCCTTCGGCCTTCAGCACCCGGCACGCCTGGGTGCCCGAGTAGTCGAACTCGGCGGCCTGCCCGATGACGATGGGGCCCGATCCGATGACCAGGACGTGCTCGAGGTCTTCCCGACGCGGCATTAGCGCTCGACCTTCCCTGCCTTGGCTTCGGAGATGAGGTTGACGAATTGGTCGAACAGGTACGCGGCGTCATGGGGTCCCGCCGCCGACTCGGGGTGGTACTGCACCGAGAACGCCCTTCCGTCAACCAGTTTGATGCCCTCGACGACTCCGTCGTTGGCGCAGGTGTGGCTGACGATCGCCCGGCCGAACTGCGTGTCGAACTCCTCGCCGGCCTCCCCTTCGAGGGCGAAGCCGTGATTCTGCGAGGTGATTGCGACCCGTCCGGTCAGGTGGTCGACCACCGGAACGTTGATCCCGCGGTGACCGAAGGCCATCTTGTAGGTCGAACGCCCCAGGGCGCGGCCCAGGATCTGGTTGCCGAAGCAGATGCCGAAGAGGGGTATCCCGGCCTCGAGGACCTTGCGGGTCACCTCGACGACGTGGTCGGCGGTCGCCGGGTCACCGGGACCGTTGGACAGGAACACCCCGTCGGGATCGAGCGCGGCGACGGCGTCGAAGGTGGCGTTCGACGGCACCACGTGGGTCTGAATGCCCCGCTTGGCGAAGTTGCGCGGGGTGTTGGTCTTGATGCCGAGGTCGAGCGCGGCCACCCTGAAGCGTTGTTGCCCTTCGGCTTCCACCACGTAGGTCGTGCCGGTGCTCACCTCGCCTGCGAGGTCCGCACCCAGCATCGACGGCTGACTGCGCACCCGGGCGAGCAGCTCGTCCACCTCGGCCAGGGCGTCGCCCGAGAAGACGCCCGCCTTCATCGACCCCGCACTGCGCAGGTGCCGGACGACGGCGCGGGTGTCGATGCCCGCGATCCCGACGACTCCCTGGCGGACCAGTTCGTCGTCGAGCGTGCCGGTGGCGCGCCAGTTGGAGGCGCGCGGCGAGGGGTCCCGCACGGCGTATCCCGCAACCCAGATCTTGTCGCCGCGGCTCTCGGCGTCCTCGCCGTTCCACCCGGTGTTGCCGATCTGCGGTGCCGTGGCGACCACGATCTGACCGTGGTAGCTCGGGTCGGTCAGCGTCTCCTGGTATCCGGACATGCCGGTCGAGAACACCGCCTCGCCCAAAGTCTGTCCCACGGCGCCGAACTCGGTGCCGGTGAATACCCGACCGTCGTCCAGCACCAGCACTGCCCGACCGGCTTTCCTGCTCATCCGGCGTCCTCCTGTACCCAATTGGCGAGTTCGCGGCGGTCGTCGCCGCGGAACCCCGTGTCGATCTCGGTGCCCGACGGCAGCGTCCAGCGGATCGCCAGAATGCCGTCGTGCGTCACCACCTTGCCCGCGATGGCCCGTTCCGTTCGTATCGCTCTGATGGACTCGTCGGGGATCCAGATCGGGCTGGCGCCCGTGCGCTGCAGCATGATCCCCTCGGGGTACCGCGTCAGCACCGCCTTGCTGCGGAAGCCGAGGTCGCCGACCGCGACCCGATCGAGCCAGGCCGACGAGCCGCGCGCGGCAGGCGACTCGGACTCCTGCCCCGGGCCGCCCTGGGGAAGCGGCTCGGATCGGACGATGGTGCTGCCGACGTAGAGGCCGCGGGTGGCGGGAATCAGTGCGGGCCCGACGGTGTCCGGCATCGGCGGCAGCTTGCCGATCTGCTCCACCTGGCGCTGGGCGCGGCGCAACCAGCCGCGCATCATCTGCCGGATCAGCAGCGCGATGATCACGGCCAGCACGGCGGCCATGATCAGCGAGGTGATCAGCGTTGCATCGTTCATGCGCGATCCCGCTTCGCTTCTCGCTGCCCTTCATCCGCGAGTCCGCTCTTGCCCTCGCGCGCAGTCACCCTGCCGCGCAACAGTGTCAGCGTCACGGTCGCGGGCAGGGTCATGGCCTCGTACGGCGTGTTGTCCGAGCGGCTGGCCAGCGTCCGTCCGGTGACGGTCCACTCGGTGTCGGGGTCCACCACGGTGAGGTTGGCCGGCTCCCCCACCTCGAGCGGACGCCCCTGGTCGGGCAGCCCGACGATCGCGGCGGGCGCCTCGCTCATCACCCGTGCGACGTCGCGCCAGGTGAGCAGACCCGGCTGCACCATCGTCTGGACCACGACCGACAGCGCCGTCTGCAGACCGAGCATGCCGGGCCGGGCGGAGGCGAACTCGCACATCTTCTCGTGTTCGGCGTGCGGCGCGTGGTCGGTGGCCACGCAGTCGATGACGCCGTCGGCGAGTGCCTGACGCAGTGCGATCGCGTCGTCGGCCTCTCGCAGCGGGGGGTTCACCCGGTTGCGGCCGTCGTAGTCGGCGAGGCGCGCGTCGTCGAGCAGCAGGTGATGCGGCGTGACCTCGGCCGTGATCGAAATCCCCTGCTCCTTGGCCCATCTGATGAGTTCGACCGTGCCGACCGTCGACGCGTGGCAGATGTGCACGCGGGCGCCGGCATCGCGGGCCAGCAGCGCGTCGCGCGCGACGATCGACTCCTCGGCCGCACGGGGCCAGCCGGCCAGCCCGAGGCGGGCGGCGTTGGGTCCCTCGTGCGCGACGGCGCCCACGGTGAGCCGCGGCTCCTCGGCGTGCTGGGCGATCAGCACCCCGAGTCCGGTGGCGTACTCCAGCGCCCGCCGCATCACCAGCGGATCGTCGACGCAGACACCGTCGTCGGAGAACATCCGCACCTGGCCGACGCCCGCTGCCATCAGGCCCATCTCGGTGAGTTGCTTGCCCTTCAGCCCGACGGTGACCGCACCGACGGGGTGCACGTCGACCAGGCCCACCTGCTGGCCGCGGTGCCACACGTGGTCGGTGACCACGGCGGTGTCGGCGACGGGATCGGTGTTGGCCATGGCGAATACGGCGGTGTAGCCACCCAGTGCCGCTGCCGCCGAACCGGTTTCGATGTCCTCGGCGTACTCGCGGCCCGGTTCGCGCAGATGGGTGTGCAGGTCGACGAAGCCCGGGAGCAGGACCTGGCCGCGGGCGTCGACGACGTCGGCGTCGTCGGGTGGGGTCAGGCCGGCGCCGACCTCGGCGATCTGACCGTCGGACACCAGCACGTCGACGGGCTCGCCCTCGCCGTAGGGGCGGACCCCGCGGATCAGGATCGGCTGGGACCCGTGCACTCGAGACGTCATGCGCTGACCTCCGCTCCGCTGCCGACCAGGAGGTGGAACAGCACCGCCATCCGAACGTGTACACCGTTGGAAACCTGTTGCAGCACAGCCGACTGCGACGAATCGGCGACCGACGACGCGATCTCCATGCCGCGCAGCATCGGGCCGGGGTGCAGTACGACGACGCCGTCGGCGAGCCGGCCGAGGCGCTTCTCCGACAGCCCGTAGCGCACCGAGTACTCGCGCGCCGAGGGGAAGAAGCCGCCGTTCATCCGTTCGGCCTGCACCCGCAGCATGAGCACCACGTCCGCACCGGGAAGTTCGGCGTCGAGGTCGTGCGACACCGTCACCGGCCACGACGCCACCCCGGTGGGCAGCAGGGTTGGCGGCGCGACGAGGACGACCTCGGCCCCGAGCGTGGCCAGCAGCAGCACGTTGGACCTGGCGACCCGGCTGTGCAGGACGTCGCCGACGATGACGACGCGCTTGCCCTCGACTGCCCCGAGCCGCTGCCGGATCGTCAACGCGTCGAGCAGTGCCTGGGTCGGGTGCTCGTGCATGCCGTCGCCGGCATTGATGATCGAGGGGCCTGAGCCGTCTCGTTCCGCCGTCCAGGCCGCCAACTGCTGGGCCGCACCCGACGCCGGATGCCGGATGATCAGCGCGTCGGCGCCCGCGGCACGCAGGGTCAGCGCGGTGTCGCGCAACGACTCTCCCTTCGAGACCGACGATCCCGACGAACTGACGTTGATCACGTCGGCGCTCATCCACTTTCCCGCGACCTCGAAGGACACCCGGGTCCGCGTGGAGTTCTCGTAGAACATCGTGATGACGGTGCGACCGCGCAGCGTCGGCAGCTTCTTGACCTCGCGGCCGAGCAGGGCCTCGCGGAACCGGTCGGCGTCGTCGAGGATCGCGGTGGCCTCGTCGCGGCCCAGATCGGCCACCGACAGCAGGTGTCGAGTCATCGCTGGGAATCCTTGCTCATCGCGGGGGCCCTCCCGTGTTCGCAATCGTCACGCCGTCGGCGCCGTCCTGTTCGGCGAAGCGCACCTTGACGTTGTCCAGGCGTGACGTCGGCACGTTCTTGCCGACGTAGTCGGCGCGGATGGGCAGTTCGCGGTGGCCGCGGTCGACGAACACCGCCAGCTGCACGATCCGGGGGCGGCCCACGTCGCGCAATGCGTCGAGGGCAGCGCGGACGGTGCGACCGGAGTACAGCACGTCGTCGACGAGGACGACGATCGCGTCGTCGACGCCACCGTCGGGGATGGTCGTCTCGGCGAGCGCACGCGGTGGCTTGGACATCAGGTCGTCGCGGTACAGCGTCACGTCGAGCGCACCGGTCGCCACGTCGACGCCGGAGAAGTCGGAGATGTTGCGGGCCAGCCTGGCGGCGAGGGTGACGCCCCGGGTGGGGATGCCGAGCAGCACGACGCGCGGCGCATCGGGACCGCCGAGTGCGGTCTTCTCGATGATCTGATGCGCGATGCGGGAGATCGTTCGGCTCACGTCCGCCGCGGACATCAGTTCCCGATCGGGACTGGCGTCGGCAGAGCCGGCTGAGGCATTGGGCATGACGTACCCGGACCTCCTTCTCCGCCTCGCTGGACGGATCGTTAAAGGACGTCGAACTGCGCCGAACCATACCACCGGCGCGGTGGACCCGATTCGACGGCCTACGCTGAAACGCGATGAATCTCGACGGGAACCAGGCATCCATTCAGGAGGTCATCGACGCCGGGCTGCTGGCCGGCGCCGTGACGCTCGTCTGGCAGGGCGGCCGCGTGCTGCAGGTCAACGAACTCGGCCACCGCGACGTCGCCGCACGCGTCCCGATGCATCGGGACACGGTGTTCCGCATCGCGTCGATGAGCAAGCCGGTGACCGTCGCCGCGGCCATGACGCTGGTCGAGGAGGGCCGGTTCGCCTTGACCGACCCCGTGACGCCCTGGCTGCCCGAACTCGCCGACCTCCGGGTGATGGCGGATCCGGCCGGGCCGCTCGACAAGACCGTGCCGGTGCGCCGCCCCATCACGTTCGACGACTTGATGACACATCGCAGCGGTCTGGCGTACGCGTTCTCGGTGGGAGCGCCGCTGAATCGGGCCTACGGCAAGCTGATGTTCCGTCAGGACCAGGACCGCTGGCTGGCCGAACTGGTGAAGCTGCCGTTGGCCCACCAGCCCGGTGACCGCCTGACCTACAGCCACGCGACCGACGTCCTCGGAATTGCGCTGTCGCGCATCGAGGGCAAGCCGCTCTCCGAGGTGCTGGCCGAGCGGATCTTCGAACCGCTCGGGATGACCGACACCGGGTTCTCCGTCACCCGCGAGGGCCGCAGCCGGGCGGCGACGATGTACAAGCTCGAGGAGTCCGGCTCCGGTGGGCTCACGTTGCGCGACGACGCGATGGGACCGGCACCGTTGACGCCGCCACCGTTCTGCGCTGGCGGAGCAGGGCTCTGGTCGACGGCCGACGACTACCTGGCGTTCGCCCGGATGCTGCTGCACGGCGGCACCGTCGACGGAGTGCGGGTGCTGTCCGAGGACTCGGTCACCGCGATGCGCACCAACCGGCTGACCGACGAGCAGAAGCGGATCCCGTTCCTGGGCATGCCGTTCTGGCGCGGGCGCGGTTTCGGGCTGAACCTGTCGGTGGTGACCGATCCCGCCCAGTCGCGTCAGCTCTATGGCCCCGGCGGCCTCGGTACGTTCAGCTGGCCTGGGGCGTTCGGCACTTGGTGGCAGGCCGATCCGTCGGTCGACCGCATCATGATCTACCTGATCCAGAACCTGCCCGACCTCAGCCCCGACAGTGCTGCCGCAGCGGTCGCGGGCAACACGTCCATGCTGAAACTTCAGGCAGCGCAACCCAAGTTCGTCCGC from Mycolicibacterium arabiense includes the following:
- the rpoZ gene encoding DNA-directed RNA polymerase subunit omega, translated to MSNPVESLDSDAATAYDTPLGITNPPIDELLDRASSKYALVIYAAKRARQINDYYNQLGDGILEYVGPLVEPGLQEKPLSIAMREIHADLLEHTEGGE
- the gmk gene encoding guanylate kinase — protein: MTRVVVLSGPSAVGKSSVVRCLRERIPDLHFSVSATTRSPRPGEVDGVDYAFVTPERFQQLIDDGELLEWADIHGGLHRSGTPARPVREAARAGRPVLIEVDLAGAQAVKKAMPEAVSVFLAPPSWDALESRLVGRGTETPEVMARRLDTARAELAAQDSFDTVVVNAELESACAELVSLLVGR
- the mihF gene encoding integration host factor, actinobacterial type, producing MALPQLTDEQRAAALEKAAAARRARAELKDRLKRGGTNLKQVLKDAETDEVLGKMKVSALLEALPKVGKVKAQEIMTELEIAPTRRLRGLGDRQRKALLEKFDFTSD
- the pyrF gene encoding orotidine-5'-phosphate decarboxylase, translated to MTTFGARLTEAVSARGPLCLGIDPHPELLRAWGLGADADGLRAFADACVEAFAGFAVVKPQVAFFEAYGSAGFAVLEDVIVALRGAGVLVLADAKRGDIGTTMAAYAAAWAASSPLSCDAVTASPYLGFGSLRPLLDLAAANERGVFVLAATSNPEGADVQRAIADGRSVAQSIVDHAAAENVASVGLGSVGVVVGATLSEVPDLTALNGPVLVPGVGAQGGRPEALAGLGGAAPGTLLPAVSRDVLRAGPDVAALRTVGERMRDAVAHLAR
- the carB gene encoding carbamoyl-phosphate synthase large subunit, which produces MPRREDLEHVLVIGSGPIVIGQAAEFDYSGTQACRVLKAEGLRVTLINSNPASIMTDPEFADSTYIEPITAAFVEKVIVQQAERGNKIDALLATLGGQTALNTAVALYENGALDRHGVEMIGADFEAIQRGEDRQKFKDIVAKVGGESARSRVCFTMEEVRDTVAELGLPVVVRPSFTMGGLGSGMAYSVEDVERMAGDGLSASPTANVLIEESIFGWKEFELELMRDHRDNVVVVCSIENFDPMGVHTGDSVTVAPAMTLTDREYQTMRDLGIAILREVGVDTGGCNIQFAIDPVDGRLVVIEMNPRVSRSSALASKATGFPIAKIAAKLAIGYTLDEIVNDITKETPACFEPTLDYVVVKAPRFAFEKFPGADPTLTTTMKSVGEAMSLGRNFIEAFGKVMRSLETPGRGGFWTGVDPDITVEELLTRLKTPTDGRLYDIEQALRQGASVEDVAKASGVDPWFVDQIARLVHLAAELRAAPVLDEDLLRTAKHSGLSDRQIAALRPELAGEDGVRTLRRRLGVHPVYKTVDTCAAEFEAKTPYHYSSYEIDPAAETEVAPQTDKPKVLILGSGPNRIGQGIEFDYSCVHAATTLSEVGFETVMVNCNPETVSTDYDTADRLYFEPLTFEDVLEVYHAESASGAGGPGVVGVIVQLGGQTPLGLAQRLSDAGVPIVGTSPKAIDLAEDRGEFGEVLKNAGLPAPRFGMATSFEQARRIAADIGYPVLVRPSYVLGGRGMEIVYDDETLRGYITRATQLSPEHPVLVDRFLEDAIEIDVDALCDGSEVYIGGVMEHIEEAGIHSGDSACALPPVTLGKQDIAAVRHATEAIAHGIGVVGLLNVQYALKDDVLYVLEANPRASRTVPFVSKATAVPLAKACARIMLGASIAQLRQEGMLAATGDGADVAPNAPIAVKEAVLPFNRFRKADGSQVDSLLGPEMKSTGEVMGIDRDFGTAFAKSQTAAYGSLPAAGTVFVSVANRDKRSLVFPVKRLADLGFRVLATEGTAEMLRRNGIPCDTVRKHFEAPSADRPATSAVDAIKAGEVDMVINTPYGNSGPRVDGYEIRSAAVAMNIPCVTTVQGASAAVQGIEAGIRGDIGVMSLQELHSSMGAREQANGRT
- the carA gene encoding glutamine-hydrolyzing carbamoyl-phosphate synthase small subunit gives rise to the protein MSRKAGRAVLVLDDGRVFTGTEFGAVGQTLGEAVFSTGMSGYQETLTDPSYHGQIVVATAPQIGNTGWNGEDAESRGDKIWVAGYAVRDPSPRASNWRATGTLDDELVRQGVVGIAGIDTRAVVRHLRSAGSMKAGVFSGDALAEVDELLARVRSQPSMLGADLAGEVSTGTTYVVEAEGQQRFRVAALDLGIKTNTPRNFAKRGIQTHVVPSNATFDAVAALDPDGVFLSNGPGDPATADHVVEVTRKVLEAGIPLFGICFGNQILGRALGRSTYKMAFGHRGINVPVVDHLTGRVAITSQNHGFALEGEAGEEFDTQFGRAIVSHTCANDGVVEGIKLVDGRAFSVQYHPESAAGPHDAAYLFDQFVNLISEAKAGKVER
- a CDS encoding PH-like domain-containing protein; protein product: MNDATLITSLIMAAVLAVIIALLIRQMMRGWLRRAQRQVEQIGKLPPMPDTVGPALIPATRGLYVGSTIVRSEPLPQGGPGQESESPAARGSSAWLDRVAVGDLGFRSKAVLTRYPEGIMLQRTGASPIWIPDESIRAIRTERAIAGKVVTHDGILAIRWTLPSGTEIDTGFRGDDRRELANWVQEDAG
- a CDS encoding dihydroorotase, which translates into the protein MTSRVHGSQPILIRGVRPYGEGEPVDVLVSDGQIAEVGAGLTPPDDADVVDARGQVLLPGFVDLHTHLREPGREYAEDIETGSAAAALGGYTAVFAMANTDPVADTAVVTDHVWHRGQQVGLVDVHPVGAVTVGLKGKQLTEMGLMAAGVGQVRMFSDDGVCVDDPLVMRRALEYATGLGVLIAQHAEEPRLTVGAVAHEGPNAARLGLAGWPRAAEESIVARDALLARDAGARVHICHASTVGTVELIRWAKEQGISITAEVTPHHLLLDDARLADYDGRNRVNPPLREADDAIALRQALADGVIDCVATDHAPHAEHEKMCEFASARPGMLGLQTALSVVVQTMVQPGLLTWRDVARVMSEAPAAIVGLPDQGRPLEVGEPANLTVVDPDTEWTVTGRTLASRSDNTPYEAMTLPATVTLTLLRGRVTAREGKSGLADEGQREAKRDRA
- a CDS encoding aspartate carbamoyltransferase catalytic subunit, which gives rise to MTRHLLSVADLGRDEATAILDDADRFREALLGREVKKLPTLRGRTVITMFYENSTRTRVSFEVAGKWMSADVINVSSSGSSVSKGESLRDTALTLRAAGADALIIRHPASGAAQQLAAWTAERDGSGPSIINAGDGMHEHPTQALLDALTIRQRLGAVEGKRVVIVGDVLHSRVARSNVLLLATLGAEVVLVAPPTLLPTGVASWPVTVSHDLDAELPGADVVLMLRVQAERMNGGFFPSAREYSVRYGLSEKRLGRLADGVVVLHPGPMLRGMEIASSVADSSQSAVLQQVSNGVHVRMAVLFHLLVGSGAEVSA